The Onthophagus taurus isolate NC chromosome 2, IU_Otau_3.0, whole genome shotgun sequence genome includes a window with the following:
- the LOC111427442 gene encoding protein CNPPD1 produces MPNISKKAKEKCLKTFGEHRTFLSRITKTLYYGKLPTTDRLSFPVTEFATELFSEAKKGASLERLHYNDAATISRNACVSPCSFILAMLYLERLKSCNPEYLQKVAPSELFLVSLMVSSKFLFDDGEDDEVFIDEWALSGGVTKKDLVKLEQEFLKAIDWNIFVNEVTFWKKLGELERILAKKEGKIRGWFTYTELCNLSTNFDTYSLYNYLFSLSMVLIVTYTAGILTIVGAMFIVSHIPGNCLRPLQPIQEAENNLITNNSVIINTPIKYELTKFVNNKHSVDVVNVLKAGLILASIKTSYYSHTNDSFCCDTNNEINEDNKEFISWDWWNNPTMDWLTKISENAQSFVLFTVNLKIFNYDYSDVQISNSKVMELRDHIHKGTATRIQDQLERSWHKEWTDVLKGGFNQKMFNNYMKNLKV; encoded by the exons ATGCCCAATATATCTAAGAAAGCTAAAGAAAAGTGCCTCAAA ACTTTCGGAGAGCATCGCACGTTTTTATCGAGGATAACGAAAACATTGTATTACGGAAAACTTCCAACCACAGATAGACTTAGTTTTCCTGTAACGg AATTTGCAACTGAATTATTTTCTGAGGCCAAGAAAGGAGCTTCCTTAGAACGTTTACATTACAACGATGCTGCTACAATATCCAGAAACGCTTGCGTCTCCCCTTGCTCGTTTATATTGGCGATGTTATATTTGGAAcggttaaaaagttgtaatcctgaatatttacaaaaagttGCACCATctgaattatttttggtttcaTTA atggTTTCAAGCAAATTTCTTTTCGATGATGGTGAAGATGATGAAGTTTTTATTGACGAATGGGCTTTATCTGGTGGGGTTACTAAAAAAGATCTTGTTAAACTTGAACAGGAATTCCTCAAAGCAATA GATTGGAACATTTTCGTAAATGAagtaacattttggaaaaaactTGGTGAACTGGAACGAATTTTAGCAAAGAAAGAGGGTAAAATCCGTGGTTGGTTTACCTACACAGAATTGTGTAATCTTTCGACGAATTTTGACACTTACTCGCTTTATAActatttgttttctttatctATGGTTTTAATTGTAACATATACAGCTGGAATTTTAACAATCGTTGGGGCAATGTTTATTGTTAGCCACATACCAGGAAATTGTTTGAGACCTCTGCAACCTATACAAGAAGccgaaaacaatttaattacaaataataGTGTAATTATAAACACACCAATTAAATACGAACTAACCAAGTtcgtaaataataaacattcaGTTGATGTCGTTAATGTATTAAAGGCGGGATTAATTTTGGCATCAATAAAGACATCTTATTATTCTCACACTAACGATTCGTTTTGTTGCGACACCAATAACGAAATAAATGAAGATAATAAAGAGTTTATTTCGTGGGATTGGTGGAATAATCCGACGATGGACTGGTTAACAAAGATTTCGGAAAATGCTCAAAGCTTTGTTTTGTTTActgtcaatttaaaaatttttaattacgaTTATTCTGATGTACAAATATCAAATTCGAAGGTAATGGAATTGCGGGATCATATTCATAAGGGAACCGCAACTCGAATTCAAGATCAATTGGAACGATCTTGGCATAAAGAATGGACGGATGTGTTGAAAGGCgggtttaatcaaaaaatgtttaataattatatgaagaatttaaaagtttaa
- the LOC111427357 gene encoding G-protein coupled receptor 143-like: MADPTIQTFCCHHVNGSDMALLVMKSLNTTAYNAITILSSTLGVLGALYQILPREQYVYNHKWISITAIRGRKIIVWLAFSDLLASLGVLVRASHWITYRSIMPCLNDKTSVLFCAICSAVAQYFYTSTWVWTICYTIDMKLLLLEKKSPRIYYHLAAWIIPIFLTTIGLGLLYIPNGECHTRENVSFKILPNFLVTYVPITIVMIVNPILYSLSTKDMETVIATISGQFTSKEREVMDAIKRKFFYINLAFVLCWAPNLINGVFIWSSWFHIPSKIIIILWYLMAVMNPLQALFNCIVYRRWTKGAEKIVKPWNCFKQLSFSRVHLIKSHSSSSLTTEETLPLLENLPRTRVSYYSN, from the exons ATGGCCGATCCAACTATACAAACGTTTTGTTGTCATCACGTAAATGGAAGCGATATGGCCTTATTGGTCATGAAAAGTTTAAACACGACGGCTTATAATGCCATAACTATTTTATCATCAACTTTGGGGGTTTTAGGAGCTTTGTATCAG ATTCTTCCAAGGGAACAGTACGTTTATAATCATAAATGGATATCAATAACCGCAATAAGAGGAAGAAAGATTATAGTGTGGTTAGCTTTTTCAGATTTACTAGCCTCACTTG GTGTTTTAGTTCGTGCAAGTCATTGGATTACTTATCGAAGCATTATGCCTTGtttaaatgataaaacaaGCGTTTTATTTTGTGCTATTTGTTCC GCGGTtgctcaatatttttatacgtCAACTTGGGTATGGACTATTTGTTACACAATAGATATGAAGTTGTTGTTACTTGAGAAGAAATCACCaagaatttattatcatttagcAGCGTGGATTATTCCGATTTTTCTAACCACAATCGGATTAGGGTTACTTTATATTCCTAATGGAGA gtgCCATACAAgagaaaatgtttcatttaagATCCTACCAAATTTTTTAGTAACTTATGTTCCAATCACAATTGTGATGATTGTAAATCCtattttatattctttatCTACCAAAGATATGGAAACGGTTATAGCAACCATCTCTGGTCAATTCACAAGCAAAGAAAGAGAAGTTATGGATgcaatcaaaagaaaatttttttatataaacttagCATTTGTGTTGTGTTGGGcaccaaatttaattaatggaGTGTTTATTTGGTCATCATGGTTTCATATTCCatcaaaaatcatcattatTTTGTGGTACTTAAtg gcTGTGATGAATCCTTTACAagctttatttaattgtatcGTATATAGAAGATGGACAAAAGGTGCTGAGAAAATTGTAAAGCCATGGAATTGCTTCAAACAGTTGTCTTTTAGTCGTgttcatttaattaaatctcATTCTTCTTCTAGTTTGACAACGGAAGAAACTTTACCTTTATTAGAGAATCTACCTAGAACAAGAGTTAGTTATTactctaattaa
- the LOC111427183 gene encoding AP-1 complex subunit gamma-1 isoform X3 produces MNASEQGFNPAFNITAIKQVLTEAVERVRMPTPMRLRDLIRQIRAARTAAEERSVVNKECACIRSTFREEDSVWRCRNIAKLLYIHMLGYPAHFGQLECLKLIASPRFTDKRIGYLGAMLLLDERQDVHLLITNCLKNDLNSTTQFAVGLALCTLGAIASPEMARDLAGEVERLMKSPNAYVKKKAALCAYRIIKRVPELMEIFLPATRSLLSEKNHGVLITGVTLIIEMCQNSPDTLEHFKKVSISNNRSIVPNLVRILKNLILAGYSPEHDVSGVSDPFLQVKILKLLRVLGRNDPDASEAMNDILAQVATNTETSKNVGNTILYETVLSIMDIKSEGGLRVLAVNILGRFLLNNDKNIRYVALNTLLKTVHVDTSAVQRHRSTILECLKDPDVSIRRRAMELSFALVNSQNIRTMMKEMLAFLDKSDPEFKAQCSSKIVHAAERFAPNKRWHLDTLLKVLVAAGNYLRDDVITCTIQLISESTPQQAYITYQLWKALEEDTMDKQPLTQVATWAIGEYGDLLLTGNIDIDNDVFERPNEDKVIDVYQRLLWSPQNTPTTKQYTLLSLTKLSTRFPNSNHKIQQIVSSFCSNLHIELQQRGVEFTQLFGKYGHLRPALLERMPPMEPTSKEGEIQTNGDIESPETKVDDSPTRNINNDSNALLDLLGSDPSDMEIIKPSSTSIPIQPVSKSNNQDLLDLLGDLDLSPSIPPADTGLTLISENNNPTIPITNTNSNFLTGDFFNTNITNEKNVPMITAFDKNGLKITFSLEKIPDTNNTLSINVSATNSTLSNMTDFLFQAAVPRTFQIQMLSPSGTVIVPNGEITQILRIVNPNRNILKMRIRISYTIGGMAVQEQTEVNNFPNTIWD; encoded by the exons aTGTCGCAATATTGCAAAACTTCTTTATATACACATGTTGGGTTATCCCGCTCATTTTGGTCAATTGGAATGCTTGAAATTGATAGCAAGTCCACGTTTTACCGATAAAAGAATTGGTTATCTTGGGGCAATGTTGCTTTTGGATGAACGGCAGGATGTACATCTCTTAATAacgaattgtttaaaaaa cgATTTGAATTCAACTACACAATTCGCGGTTGGTTTAGCTTTGTGTACATTGGGGGCTATCGCTTCTCCAGAAATGGCAAGAGATTTAGCGGGGGAAGTTGAAAGATTGATGAAGTCGCCGAATGCTTATGTAAAAAAGAAAGCGGCATTATGTGCATATAGGATTATTAAAAGAGTTCCAGAGTTGATGGAGATCTTTTTGCCAGCAACCCGAAGTTTattatcagaaaaaaatcacg ggGTGTTAATAACTGGAGTTACCTTAATCATTGAGATGTGCCAGAATAGTCCTGATACCttagaacattttaaaaag GTTTCCATTTCAAACAATCGCAGT atCGTTCCAAATTTGGTgcggatattaaaaaatcttatccTGGCCGGATATTCACCAGAACATGATGTTTCCGGAGTTAGCGATCCATTCCTTCAg GTGAAAATCTTAAAACTTCTAAGAGTGTTAGGCAGAAACGATCCAGATGCTTCAGAAGCAATGAATGACATTTTAGCTCAAGTCGCAACAAATACGGAAACAAGTAAAAATGTtggaaatacaattttatacGAAACGGTTCTATCGATTATGGATATTAAGTCAGAGGGAGGATTGCGAGTTTTAGCTGTGAACATTCTCGGAAGATTTCTATTAAATAACGATAAAAATATCCGATACGTTGCTTTGaacactttattaaaaactgtTCACGTTGATACCTCGGCTGTCCAAAGACATCGTTCGACGATTTTAGAATGTTTAAAGGATCCCGATGTCTCAATAAGGCGACGCGCTATGGAATTGTCGTTTGCTTTGGTTAATTCGCAGAATATCAGGACAATGATGAAGGAGATGTTGGCGTTTTTAGATAAATCCGATCCCGAATTTAAAGCTCAGTGCTCTTCGAAAATTGTTCATGCAGCCGAGAGATTTGCACCAAATAAACGGTGGCATTTAGatactttattaaaagtattagTAGCT gcTGGTAATTATTTAAGAGATGATGTAATCACATGTACAATACAACTAATATCGGAAAGTACACCTCAACAAGCATACATAACCTATCAACTTTGGAAGGCTTTAGAAGAAGACACAATGGATAAACAACCTTTAACGCAAGTTGCAACATGGGCTATTGGCGAATATggtgatttattattaacaggGAACATAGACATTGATAATGATGTCTTTGAAAGACCGAATGAGGATAAAGTAATCGATGTTTATCAACGATTACTTTGGTCACCTCAAAATACGCCCACAACCAAACAATACACCTTGTTATCATTAACCAAATTAAGCACGCGATTTCCAAACAGTAATCa taaaatCCAACAAATTGTTAGTTCGTTTTGTTCGAATTTACACATTGAGTTGCAACAACGCGGCGTTGAATTTACCCAATTATTTGGAAAATACGGACATTTAAGACCTGCCTTGTTAGAACGGATGCCTCCAATGGAACCTACAAGTAAAGAGGGCGAAATTCAAACTAACGGAGATATCGAATCTCCAGAAACTAAAGTCGATGATAGTCCAACTCGTAATATCAATAATGATTca aacGCGTTGTTGGATTTATTGGGTTCAGATCCTTCTGATAtggaaataataaaaccaAGTAGTACATCGATTCCAATTCAACCCGTTTCGAAGAGTAACAATCAAGATTTGTTGGACTTATTGGGAGATTTAGATTTGTCGCCATCGATTCCACCTGCAGACACCGGATTAACATTAATATCAGAAAACAATAATCCAACCATTCCAATCACAAATACAAACTCTAATTTTCTTACCGGCGATTTCTTTAATACCAACATTACAAATG agAAAAATGTGCCTATGATAACTGCTTTTGATAAGAAtggattaaaaataacattttctctTGAAAAAATCCCTGATACAAATAACACATTGTCCATAAACGTTTCTGCTACCAATTCAACACTGTCCAATATGACTGACTTTTTATTCCAAGCAGCTGTACCAAGA acATTCCAAATTCAAATGTTATCGCCTTCAGGAACTGTGATAGTTCCAAACGGTGAAATAACACAGATTTTAAGAATTGTTAATCCCAATAGG aatattttaaaaatgaggATACGAATTTCATACACAATCGGTGGAATGGCAGTTCAAGAGCAAACGGAAGTTAATAACTTCCCAAACACCATTTGGGATTGA
- the LOC111427183 gene encoding AP-1 complex subunit gamma-1 isoform X2 yields MYPYYENEWSVLPPELNRRFNPAFNITAIKQVLTEAVERVRMPTPMRLRDLIRQIRAARTAAEERSVVNKECACIRSTFREEDSVWRCRNIAKLLYIHMLGYPAHFGQLECLKLIASPRFTDKRIGYLGAMLLLDERQDVHLLITNCLKNDLNSTTQFAVGLALCTLGAIASPEMARDLAGEVERLMKSPNAYVKKKAALCAYRIIKRVPELMEIFLPATRSLLSEKNHGVLITGVTLIIEMCQNSPDTLEHFKKIVPNLVRILKNLILAGYSPEHDVSGVSDPFLQVKILKLLRVLGRNDPDASEAMNDILAQVATNTETSKNVGNTILYETVLSIMDIKSEGGLRVLAVNILGRFLLNNDKNIRYVALNTLLKTVHVDTSAVQRHRSTILECLKDPDVSIRRRAMELSFALVNSQNIRTMMKEMLAFLDKSDPEFKAQCSSKIVHAAERFAPNKRWHLDTLLKVLVAAGNYLRDDVITCTIQLISESTPQQAYITYQLWKALEEDTMDKQPLTQVATWAIGEYGDLLLTGNIDIDNDVFERPNEDKVIDVYQRLLWSPQNTPTTKQYTLLSLTKLSTRFPNSNHKIQQIVSSFCSNLHIELQQRGVEFTQLFGKYGHLRPALLERMPPMEPTSKEGEIQTNGDIESPETKVDDSPTRNINNDSNALLDLLGSDPSDMEIIKPSSTSIPIQPVSKSNNQDLLDLLGDLDLSPSIPPADTGLTLISENNNPTIPITNTNSNFLTGDFFNTNITNEKNVPMITAFDKNGLKITFSLEKIPDTNNTLSINVSATNSTLSNMTDFLFQAAVPRTFQIQMLSPSGTVIVPNGEITQILRIVNPNRNILKMRIRISYTIGGMAVQEQTEVNNFPNTIWD; encoded by the exons aTGTCGCAATATTGCAAAACTTCTTTATATACACATGTTGGGTTATCCCGCTCATTTTGGTCAATTGGAATGCTTGAAATTGATAGCAAGTCCACGTTTTACCGATAAAAGAATTGGTTATCTTGGGGCAATGTTGCTTTTGGATGAACGGCAGGATGTACATCTCTTAATAacgaattgtttaaaaaa cgATTTGAATTCAACTACACAATTCGCGGTTGGTTTAGCTTTGTGTACATTGGGGGCTATCGCTTCTCCAGAAATGGCAAGAGATTTAGCGGGGGAAGTTGAAAGATTGATGAAGTCGCCGAATGCTTATGTAAAAAAGAAAGCGGCATTATGTGCATATAGGATTATTAAAAGAGTTCCAGAGTTGATGGAGATCTTTTTGCCAGCAACCCGAAGTTTattatcagaaaaaaatcacg ggGTGTTAATAACTGGAGTTACCTTAATCATTGAGATGTGCCAGAATAGTCCTGATACCttagaacattttaaaaag atCGTTCCAAATTTGGTgcggatattaaaaaatcttatccTGGCCGGATATTCACCAGAACATGATGTTTCCGGAGTTAGCGATCCATTCCTTCAg GTGAAAATCTTAAAACTTCTAAGAGTGTTAGGCAGAAACGATCCAGATGCTTCAGAAGCAATGAATGACATTTTAGCTCAAGTCGCAACAAATACGGAAACAAGTAAAAATGTtggaaatacaattttatacGAAACGGTTCTATCGATTATGGATATTAAGTCAGAGGGAGGATTGCGAGTTTTAGCTGTGAACATTCTCGGAAGATTTCTATTAAATAACGATAAAAATATCCGATACGTTGCTTTGaacactttattaaaaactgtTCACGTTGATACCTCGGCTGTCCAAAGACATCGTTCGACGATTTTAGAATGTTTAAAGGATCCCGATGTCTCAATAAGGCGACGCGCTATGGAATTGTCGTTTGCTTTGGTTAATTCGCAGAATATCAGGACAATGATGAAGGAGATGTTGGCGTTTTTAGATAAATCCGATCCCGAATTTAAAGCTCAGTGCTCTTCGAAAATTGTTCATGCAGCCGAGAGATTTGCACCAAATAAACGGTGGCATTTAGatactttattaaaagtattagTAGCT gcTGGTAATTATTTAAGAGATGATGTAATCACATGTACAATACAACTAATATCGGAAAGTACACCTCAACAAGCATACATAACCTATCAACTTTGGAAGGCTTTAGAAGAAGACACAATGGATAAACAACCTTTAACGCAAGTTGCAACATGGGCTATTGGCGAATATggtgatttattattaacaggGAACATAGACATTGATAATGATGTCTTTGAAAGACCGAATGAGGATAAAGTAATCGATGTTTATCAACGATTACTTTGGTCACCTCAAAATACGCCCACAACCAAACAATACACCTTGTTATCATTAACCAAATTAAGCACGCGATTTCCAAACAGTAATCa taaaatCCAACAAATTGTTAGTTCGTTTTGTTCGAATTTACACATTGAGTTGCAACAACGCGGCGTTGAATTTACCCAATTATTTGGAAAATACGGACATTTAAGACCTGCCTTGTTAGAACGGATGCCTCCAATGGAACCTACAAGTAAAGAGGGCGAAATTCAAACTAACGGAGATATCGAATCTCCAGAAACTAAAGTCGATGATAGTCCAACTCGTAATATCAATAATGATTca aacGCGTTGTTGGATTTATTGGGTTCAGATCCTTCTGATAtggaaataataaaaccaAGTAGTACATCGATTCCAATTCAACCCGTTTCGAAGAGTAACAATCAAGATTTGTTGGACTTATTGGGAGATTTAGATTTGTCGCCATCGATTCCACCTGCAGACACCGGATTAACATTAATATCAGAAAACAATAATCCAACCATTCCAATCACAAATACAAACTCTAATTTTCTTACCGGCGATTTCTTTAATACCAACATTACAAATG agAAAAATGTGCCTATGATAACTGCTTTTGATAAGAAtggattaaaaataacattttctctTGAAAAAATCCCTGATACAAATAACACATTGTCCATAAACGTTTCTGCTACCAATTCAACACTGTCCAATATGACTGACTTTTTATTCCAAGCAGCTGTACCAAGA acATTCCAAATTCAAATGTTATCGCCTTCAGGAACTGTGATAGTTCCAAACGGTGAAATAACACAGATTTTAAGAATTGTTAATCCCAATAGG aatattttaaaaatgaggATACGAATTTCATACACAATCGGTGGAATGGCAGTTCAAGAGCAAACGGAAGTTAATAACTTCCCAAACACCATTTGGGATTGA
- the LOC111427183 gene encoding AP-1 complex subunit gamma-1 isoform X1 has translation MYPYYENEWSVLPPELNRRFNPAFNITAIKQVLTEAVERVRMPTPMRLRDLIRQIRAARTAAEERSVVNKECACIRSTFREEDSVWRCRNIAKLLYIHMLGYPAHFGQLECLKLIASPRFTDKRIGYLGAMLLLDERQDVHLLITNCLKNDLNSTTQFAVGLALCTLGAIASPEMARDLAGEVERLMKSPNAYVKKKAALCAYRIIKRVPELMEIFLPATRSLLSEKNHGVLITGVTLIIEMCQNSPDTLEHFKKVSISNNRSIVPNLVRILKNLILAGYSPEHDVSGVSDPFLQVKILKLLRVLGRNDPDASEAMNDILAQVATNTETSKNVGNTILYETVLSIMDIKSEGGLRVLAVNILGRFLLNNDKNIRYVALNTLLKTVHVDTSAVQRHRSTILECLKDPDVSIRRRAMELSFALVNSQNIRTMMKEMLAFLDKSDPEFKAQCSSKIVHAAERFAPNKRWHLDTLLKVLVAAGNYLRDDVITCTIQLISESTPQQAYITYQLWKALEEDTMDKQPLTQVATWAIGEYGDLLLTGNIDIDNDVFERPNEDKVIDVYQRLLWSPQNTPTTKQYTLLSLTKLSTRFPNSNHKIQQIVSSFCSNLHIELQQRGVEFTQLFGKYGHLRPALLERMPPMEPTSKEGEIQTNGDIESPETKVDDSPTRNINNDSNALLDLLGSDPSDMEIIKPSSTSIPIQPVSKSNNQDLLDLLGDLDLSPSIPPADTGLTLISENNNPTIPITNTNSNFLTGDFFNTNITNEKNVPMITAFDKNGLKITFSLEKIPDTNNTLSINVSATNSTLSNMTDFLFQAAVPRTFQIQMLSPSGTVIVPNGEITQILRIVNPNRNILKMRIRISYTIGGMAVQEQTEVNNFPNTIWD, from the exons aTGTCGCAATATTGCAAAACTTCTTTATATACACATGTTGGGTTATCCCGCTCATTTTGGTCAATTGGAATGCTTGAAATTGATAGCAAGTCCACGTTTTACCGATAAAAGAATTGGTTATCTTGGGGCAATGTTGCTTTTGGATGAACGGCAGGATGTACATCTCTTAATAacgaattgtttaaaaaa cgATTTGAATTCAACTACACAATTCGCGGTTGGTTTAGCTTTGTGTACATTGGGGGCTATCGCTTCTCCAGAAATGGCAAGAGATTTAGCGGGGGAAGTTGAAAGATTGATGAAGTCGCCGAATGCTTATGTAAAAAAGAAAGCGGCATTATGTGCATATAGGATTATTAAAAGAGTTCCAGAGTTGATGGAGATCTTTTTGCCAGCAACCCGAAGTTTattatcagaaaaaaatcacg ggGTGTTAATAACTGGAGTTACCTTAATCATTGAGATGTGCCAGAATAGTCCTGATACCttagaacattttaaaaag GTTTCCATTTCAAACAATCGCAGT atCGTTCCAAATTTGGTgcggatattaaaaaatcttatccTGGCCGGATATTCACCAGAACATGATGTTTCCGGAGTTAGCGATCCATTCCTTCAg GTGAAAATCTTAAAACTTCTAAGAGTGTTAGGCAGAAACGATCCAGATGCTTCAGAAGCAATGAATGACATTTTAGCTCAAGTCGCAACAAATACGGAAACAAGTAAAAATGTtggaaatacaattttatacGAAACGGTTCTATCGATTATGGATATTAAGTCAGAGGGAGGATTGCGAGTTTTAGCTGTGAACATTCTCGGAAGATTTCTATTAAATAACGATAAAAATATCCGATACGTTGCTTTGaacactttattaaaaactgtTCACGTTGATACCTCGGCTGTCCAAAGACATCGTTCGACGATTTTAGAATGTTTAAAGGATCCCGATGTCTCAATAAGGCGACGCGCTATGGAATTGTCGTTTGCTTTGGTTAATTCGCAGAATATCAGGACAATGATGAAGGAGATGTTGGCGTTTTTAGATAAATCCGATCCCGAATTTAAAGCTCAGTGCTCTTCGAAAATTGTTCATGCAGCCGAGAGATTTGCACCAAATAAACGGTGGCATTTAGatactttattaaaagtattagTAGCT gcTGGTAATTATTTAAGAGATGATGTAATCACATGTACAATACAACTAATATCGGAAAGTACACCTCAACAAGCATACATAACCTATCAACTTTGGAAGGCTTTAGAAGAAGACACAATGGATAAACAACCTTTAACGCAAGTTGCAACATGGGCTATTGGCGAATATggtgatttattattaacaggGAACATAGACATTGATAATGATGTCTTTGAAAGACCGAATGAGGATAAAGTAATCGATGTTTATCAACGATTACTTTGGTCACCTCAAAATACGCCCACAACCAAACAATACACCTTGTTATCATTAACCAAATTAAGCACGCGATTTCCAAACAGTAATCa taaaatCCAACAAATTGTTAGTTCGTTTTGTTCGAATTTACACATTGAGTTGCAACAACGCGGCGTTGAATTTACCCAATTATTTGGAAAATACGGACATTTAAGACCTGCCTTGTTAGAACGGATGCCTCCAATGGAACCTACAAGTAAAGAGGGCGAAATTCAAACTAACGGAGATATCGAATCTCCAGAAACTAAAGTCGATGATAGTCCAACTCGTAATATCAATAATGATTca aacGCGTTGTTGGATTTATTGGGTTCAGATCCTTCTGATAtggaaataataaaaccaAGTAGTACATCGATTCCAATTCAACCCGTTTCGAAGAGTAACAATCAAGATTTGTTGGACTTATTGGGAGATTTAGATTTGTCGCCATCGATTCCACCTGCAGACACCGGATTAACATTAATATCAGAAAACAATAATCCAACCATTCCAATCACAAATACAAACTCTAATTTTCTTACCGGCGATTTCTTTAATACCAACATTACAAATG agAAAAATGTGCCTATGATAACTGCTTTTGATAAGAAtggattaaaaataacattttctctTGAAAAAATCCCTGATACAAATAACACATTGTCCATAAACGTTTCTGCTACCAATTCAACACTGTCCAATATGACTGACTTTTTATTCCAAGCAGCTGTACCAAGA acATTCCAAATTCAAATGTTATCGCCTTCAGGAACTGTGATAGTTCCAAACGGTGAAATAACACAGATTTTAAGAATTGTTAATCCCAATAGG aatattttaaaaatgaggATACGAATTTCATACACAATCGGTGGAATGGCAGTTCAAGAGCAAACGGAAGTTAATAACTTCCCAAACACCATTTGGGATTGA